The following is a genomic window from Deltaproteobacteria bacterium.
GCCCACCTTAAAACTTGGACTTCATCAGGCGGACAATGGACTGGCCAATCCCACTGGAAACCTGAGTTTGGTGGAAAATGGGACCGCTTACGTGATGTTGAAAGAGGCGATATCAATCACGATGGCAAAGAAGAGCTCGTTCTCGCCACTCACGATCAGGGTGTTATTGCTGTAGCGTCACCCACCCAAACGGGCTGGGATATCCAGGAAATATACAAGCAAAAGACGACGTTCATTCACGAAATCGAAATTGGGGATGTAGATGGTGATGGAAGGCTCGAATTCTTCGCGACTCCCTCTCAGCCCAACCGAGCCAACTCATCACAAGGCGGCGCCGTCATTGGTTTTTTCTATGAGAATAAGACCTATCGTCAGGAAACAGTGGCCCAATTTCCAAAGCGCCACGCTAAAGAAATCTTTGTGGGTGACATTGATGGTGATGGAACGGATGAACTCTACGCATCCGTTGAGGCACAAACACGCAAAAGCGTCTCTGGACCAAGCGTAGTCAAGCCTCTCGAAATCCGTCGCTACGATCGCCAGAAAAACGGTAAATGGACCGGCGTAACCATTTCTACCCTCGATGGAGGCATCCAAGCCCGGGTTATTCTAGGCGGCGATTTCATGAATACCGGGAAAAAGCAGCTTGTGGTGACCACGATGAAAGCTGGTATTTTCGTCTTGGAACACGGTGAGAAAGCTTGGACTCAACACCTCGTAGATGCCAATTCTTCGGGTTTTGAGCATGCTGCTGGGCTTTTCGACATCGACTCAGATGGCAAACCCGAGCTCTACGTAACTGCCGATGACCAGGATGTGGTGAAACGCTATCGCCACACATCCACTGGCTTTCAAGGCGAGGTTATTGGCCAGCTGATGCCTCGAGACCTCACGTGGTCCATTGAGTTCTGTCCCTGATATCATCTTGTAGAAACCTCAGTACCGGCCTATAGAGAATGTCTCCGGGCTCTGCTGTGAATCAAATCGCAACAGAGCTCGGAATTCCCACGGGGTGCGCACAAGCGCTGAGAAAAGCTTCACACCTTTAACCCGTTGAACCTGATTCGGTTTGTACCGACGAAGGAATGGGACGCGTCCAAGCATTCGTGTTTTGAGCCATTCCCATTTCAATTCCATGCCCTGCAGGAGAAGATAATGGCCGCAGATACACCAGTTGACCCCAATTCATTGCTCACACGTACCCCTTTGACTGGCTCTAAAAAGGTCTACGCCAAAGGCACCATTCATCCCGATATCCGGGTGCCCATGCGAGAAGTGACCTGCACCAACAAAGAAATCGTCACACTCTATGACACCTCGGGAGTCTATACAGAGCCAGAAGCCGATATCGATGTGGCCAAAGGGCTGGGTACCAAGCACCGCGGTGAGTGGATTGAGAAACAAGGCGACACTGAACTCTATGAAGGGCGTGACGTCAAGCCGATAGACAACGGACACCGTACTTCATTGCTTGCCCGCGGAACCAGCTTCCCCGCACTCACACGAAAGCCGCGCCGTGCTAAGCCCGGTCATAACGTTAGTCAAATGCACTATGCCAAAAAGGGAATCATTACTCCCGAAATGGAATATGTCGCCATTCGCGAAAATATGCGCTGGGCTGAACTGCGAGAACGTTACAGCCACGCCGAGCGTGACAAGCGCTTGCGCGGAAATCCGTGGGGAGCAAACCTTCCTCAAGAAGTAACTCCGGAATTCGTTCGTAAAGAAATCGCTGAAGGCCGTGCCATCATTCCTGCGAACATCAACCACCCTGAACTAGAACCAATGATTATTGGCCGTAACTTCCTCGTGAAGGTCAACGCCAACATTGGTAACTCTGCCGTTACATCCTCTATCTCAGAAGAAGTAGAGAAAATGGTTTGGGCTATCCGCTGGGGCGCTGACACCGTGATGGACTTGTCCACCGGAAAAAACATCCACGATACACGTGACTGGATTCTTCGGAACTCACCTGTGCCAATCGGTACTGTCCCAATTTATCAGGCCCTCGAAAAAGTCGGCGGTGTAGCTGAAGACCTCACTTGGGAAATCTTTCGGGACACCTTAATTGAGCAAGCAGAGCAAGGGGTAGATTACTTCACCCTGCACGCAGGTGTACTTATCTCTTATGTTCCAATGACCA
Proteins encoded in this region:
- a CDS encoding VCBS repeat-containing protein, coding for MSPRRITYLRTFLLSLTWVITACSSPSEPEAVKPKAEQPSSVAPANPGEQPTLLLSQAQFAYKSLPNGKKIPQPGAAKLTMLSFNGKSFDTTVLEDEESRVFHKALCINKPDQPRKILTLAATGAHLKTWTSSGGQWTGQSHWKPEFGGKWDRLRDVERGDINHDGKEELVLATHDQGVIAVASPTQTGWDIQEIYKQKTTFIHEIEIGDVDGDGRLEFFATPSQPNRANSSQGGAVIGFFYENKTYRQETVAQFPKRHAKEIFVGDIDGDGTDELYASVEAQTRKSVSGPSVVKPLEIRRYDRQKNGKWTGVTISTLDGGIQARVILGGDFMNTGKKQLVVTTMKAGIFVLEHGEKAWTQHLVDANSSGFEHAAGLFDIDSDGKPELYVTADDQDVVKRYRHTSTGFQGEVIGQLMPRDLTWSIEFCP
- the thiC gene encoding phosphomethylpyrimidine synthase ThiC — translated: MAADTPVDPNSLLTRTPLTGSKKVYAKGTIHPDIRVPMREVTCTNKEIVTLYDTSGVYTEPEADIDVAKGLGTKHRGEWIEKQGDTELYEGRDVKPIDNGHRTSLLARGTSFPALTRKPRRAKPGHNVSQMHYAKKGIITPEMEYVAIRENMRWAELRERYSHAERDKRLRGNPWGANLPQEVTPEFVRKEIAEGRAIIPANINHPELEPMIIGRNFLVKVNANIGNSAVTSSISEEVEKMVWAIRWGADTVMDLSTGKNIHDTRDWILRNSPVPIGTVPIYQALEKVGGVAEDLTWEIFRDTLIEQAEQGVDYFTLHAGVLISYVPMTTERVTGIVSRGGSIMAKWCISHHKENFLYENFEEICQIMKAYDVSFSLGDGLRPGSGADANDEAQLAELKTLGELTKIAWEHDVQVMIEGPGHVPMHMIKENMDLELEQCHEAPFYTLGPLTTDIAPGYDHITSGIGAAMIGWYGCAMLCYVTPKEHLGLPNKDDVKVGLITYKLAAHAGDVAKGHPGARYWDDA